The Brevibacillus choshinensis genome includes the window CGTTTCAATGACTTGCACATTCGTTAACGAGATTCTTTTTTAGGCGATCGATCTACGAGTCGAGGATTGGCAGGCACGTTGTTTTCGGATGGATCTTCCTCCACAAATCGCTTGAGAGCTTGCATTTTATTCTCCCAAAAACGCTCGTAGTACGACAGCCAGTCCTTCAGTTCCAGCAAAGGCTCAGGCTGCATGCGGTATCTCGTCTCGCGCCCCACCTTTTGCTCTTTGACCAGACCTGCTTCTGATAAGACTCGCAGATGCTTGGAAACGGCAGTCCGACTCATGGGAAAATGTCCGCTGATCGTGGTGACCGACATTTCCTGCTCGACTAGCAAATGTAAAAGCTGGCGTCGGGTAGGGTCGGCGATGGCTTGAAAGACATCATGCTTAGCGGCAGATGAGTTCATTATTGCTCCACGAATTGGCGCAGTTTAGGCAGTACAGAAGAATCCCAGCCTTGGTTCATGCGATCTCTGACAACCGTGTGTGTTTCGCCCACTTCAGTGACGGTGTCTTCGGACCATCCAGAATGGATCAGCGTAAATTCAGTTTTCCCATCCAGATCCTTCAACGAAAAGGTGACGACCCAGTCCTTGCCCCACGAAAAAACGAGGCGATTGGGGGGATCCAGCTCTTTTACCTCGCAGGGTGAGTCTCCATAAGGTGAAAAAATCGTGAAGGTCTGTCCTTCAATGGCTTGAAAATTGTTTGGCATAAACCAAGCGGCAATCCCTTCTGCAGTAGAAACAGCTTGCCATACTTTTTGCAAAGGAGCTTCAAATACGAGTGTCTGAACGATATCAGGAATCGTTCCGTTGGCATGGTTTGACATGAGTAACCTCCATATGAATGAAATCAGTAGCAGACAAATCAAAAAGCGAAACCAAAACGTTTCGCGTTTATTATAGGAAACCAATTGGTTTCGCGTCAAGTAGTTTCCGTTTACCAGATTGCTTGCTCACCGTTACAATAGGGGGAGATGAGAAAAGTAGCCAAGGGGAGGAGCACATGTTTACCATTTCAACATTGAGCACATTCATTATCATTGTCATCGGACTGTTTTTGATACCTGGACCAGCTGTTCTATTGACTGCTACTCGCACGGTACAGGGCGGACGCCAGGCAGGTATAATGGCTGGACTCGGCATTGCTACGGGAGATTTCATCCATACGTTATTTGCGGCAATCGGATTGTCCGCCATCTTGATGACGTCCGCGACGGCTTTTCAGGTCGTCAAATTTGCTGGAGCCGGTTACTTGCTTTACCTGGGTATACGCTCAATGCTCGAGAAGCCTACTGACCCTAGTCTGCCGCAAGTAGCGCCTATGTCCAACCTACGCATGTATAGTCAAGCCATTTTGATTGAGGTGCTAAACCCGAAAACCGCCCTATTCTTTTTAGCGTTTCTACCTCAGTTTGTTCATCCGGAGAACGGGGCATCGTTCCTACAGTTTTTGGTGCTTGGGTTGCTTTTTGTGGCGCTGAGTATCATGTACACAACGCTGATCGCAGTGAGTGTTCGTCAGCTAGGGAGGCTGGTCAAACGGGTGCCTTGGATGGGACGCTGGAGTGGGAAATTAGTCGGTGTTATTTATATCGGTCTGGGATTGAAAGTGGCATTTCAGAGTCGCTAATGAGGGTTTCTTAGTGAAAATACATAGAAGCAGGTGATCGAATGAGCAAGATGTTTCAGGATGTCATTTCGACCGAAGAGCAATTTGCTGAATTACGTTCGGTGTATGGTCAGCCGGGTGAGCGTGCTGCCAAAAAAGTCATCTCTTATCTCGACCAGCACTGCCGAGATTTCATTGCCAAGTCACCCTTTCTATCCATGGCTACCTCTCACGCAAACGGCCAATGCGATGTTTCGCCACGAGGAGATCAGCCAGGTTTTGTGCTCGTTCTCGATGATCATCACCTGTTCATTCCGGAGCGGCCAGGAAATCGGCGATTGGATTCCGTACAGAACATCATTTCAAACCCTCAGGTCGGACTGCTGTTTCTCATTCCGGGCTTAGGAGAGACGCTACGAATCAACGGGAAAGCTTTTGTCTGTCGGGATCAGGAGCTTCTCGAAAAAACCGCAGTAAACGGTCGTAGCCCTTTGTTCGGGATTGGAGTAGAGATCGAGGAGTGCTATGCGCACTGTGCCAAAGCCATCATTCGATCGGGACTATGGAAATCGGACTCTTGGTTGTCGGAGGAGCTACTGCCCTCAATGCCGCAAATGTACGTCGACCATTGCAAGATCCCGACGATGACCGCGGAGCAAGTGGAAAAGGAATTAAACGAAAGCTACACGAAACGCTTGTATTGAGGGGAATGCTTCTAGAGGCTATTCACATTACAGACAGGTAAAGAAGTCGTGATTCGACTCGGACAACGTAACCTTTGGTGCCTAAGCATGTTTATTGGGATGGATATTGATTAGAATGCTTGTAGCCATTTCATATTCGGGAGCCGACTTCCTATGAGAAGTTGGCTTTTTTTATTTGTTAATACATTCGTGAGTTTTACGTATTAGCTATTGTAAGACTCCTACAAACAAATTGCGCAATTTGTTCATGACGAGAGGAAGGGAGGAGAAACAGGTGGAGATCGTCCAAGTACCATCAGGATTTTGCCAAAGCCAGCAAAGCGATACGCATGACAGACTCATTGCCTCAGAGGAATTTACGCAAATCTATGATGCGTACTATACGCGTATCTATAAATATGTTTGCTATCGAATCAATAACCACTACGCGGCAGAAGAAATATGCAGTCATATCTTTGAAGTGGTTATTTCCAAATACAGTAGCTTCTCACCGGAAAAATCGAATTTTGAAGTGTGGCTGTTTGCGATTGCGAGAAATGCCGTGACGGATTACTTTCGCTCACTGAAGAAAAAGAGGGCTGTCTTTTCACTGGATTCCATCTTGGATATGGTCCTAGCCAAGCCATCACCCGAAGACATGGTGATCCAGGGCGACAACAACCGAGCCTTGTTTCTGGCACTCGCTAAGCTGAGTGACAAGGAGAGAAATATCATTGCCATGAAATACGCAGCGGGACTAAAAAACTCGGAAATTGCAGAACTCTTGGGTGTTAGTGGTTCAAATATTGGGGTGGTTCTCTACAGAAGTTTAAAAAAGCTGCAAAAAGAACTGGATAAAGGAGGGTTCCTGTATGAATAAGAAGCAGGATCTGAGTGAATTCCGTAAAGTGGCTGACTTGCTCAAAAGTGCTGAAGTCGATGACAGCGAGCACAAGGATCGGATTTACAAGCGCCTGAAATTCAAGCTAGAAGCAGGAACCATACAAAAATTTGATTCCAAACTAGAAGAGGATGGGATACTCATGAGAAAAAATAAATGGAAATCGATCACGGTAAGTGCTGTTGCTGTCATCATTCTTTGCGGTGCATTTTCGACTACCTCATTTGCGCAAGGGATGATTCAATCGATTTTGGCACGTTTCCAGGTTGGGAACATGGAAATCACTCAATATGATAGAGAGCTGCCTGTAGTGAAGGAAAACAGTTCTGTAGATAACAAACGAGAAGAAGCAACTGTTGGCCCTGCGCCGGTTTCTCCCGATTCCCCAGAAAAAACACAAGGAGGAGTGGCTCCGAAAAAAATGACGGTGAAAGAAGCTCGTGAGGCTTTGGGAATCAATTTCCCTGCACCAGGCTGGATGTCGGATTATCAATACGTGAACAGTGTCATTCAAGGGAAACAAATGGTCGAGGTGCAATATGCAAAGGGAGACGAGATCATTTCGTTGTTGATCTCAACTGGGTCGAAAAACGGTATCGGCACTACGGATCCAGTCAAAATCGAAACCATTAGCGGGCATAAAGTCTATTTTGCAAACGGAATTGTGATCTGGGAGCATGAAGGATTCACCTACGAGATGTATCAAATGGCCGAGAAGGATTTTGATCATGGGACAATCGGGAAAATCATTGATTCGTTGTCTGTGGAAAGCAAGTAAAAGAGTGAAATCAGCGTAAAGGAGGACAAGCCAGTCGAACACGGCGTGATTCGTGTTTTGACTGGCTATTTGTAGATTTACCGGATTATTTCGTTGTGGGAAAAACGTACAATCTGGAAGTGGAATCACTCAGTTTGGAGGGAGAAATAAAGAAAGTGGAGTTCGCTTTTGCGGGTGGTACCAATGAAGCGGTGCAGAATATCGAAACGGTTTTGACCAAGAACGGAAAATACTACAAGATCACAGGTGACTTCACGCCCAAGAAAAAAGGGAACTATACGTTGAAGTGCACGGTTGGAGCGGGAGACGAGGAGAGTTCTTATACGATTGATTCGATTACGACAAAGATAAGGGTCCTAAATGAGGGAGAAATATTTGCTCCTGCTGACCCGGTGGAATCGAAAATGATGATTTCGACCAACCATTATGAAGTCGGGAAGACAGTAAAAATCACCGTATCGACTCCGAAAAAAGGAACTACATATGAGAATGCCCGTTTTGAACTCGTCCCCAATCCAGATGGTGGGGAAAAAGTGCAATCGATAAGAACCGTTTCCTTAAATAACAGTTATGCTACCACAGGCTATCTAACTCCCCAGCAAGAAGGGGAGTACAAGATCAACTTTCGAATGCTCATGAGTGATGACAATGGCAAACAGTGGGAAGGTATTGCAAGCAAAACAATCAAAGTGAAAAAGGTAGAGCCCAAGAAAATTAAAGTTACATTCATCCCTTTACTGGGTAATCCTAGTTTGCGTGAGGATGGCCAAGCAGTAGTCATCGCAAAAGTACCTAAATATTATGCAGATCAAGGCTATCGTGTCGATTGGTCAGACAATGTAACTGGTTTTGGTAAGCCTGCTTCATCAGACAATCTTAATACGTATATCGTTGGATTGTTCAAGGCAAATGAGGCGGGAGAACACAAAGTTACCTTCAAGGTTTCGCGGGACCAGCAGTGGATCGGGGAAGCAACCATGAAAATAGTTGTGACAGAGTGAAAATGAAAAAGGGAAAGCAAGGAATGGGAAGAGCCTCCTAGGGGGGCTTTTTTGCATGGACTCCTAAAACGAGAAGACAATTCTATCTCTTTATTTTTGCCTAATTATTGTAAAATGAATGTACGGTTGTTAGTAGAGAGGAGAAATTATTATCGACTAGTAGGCTCGTACGAAGTAATGCTGGATGCTCTATTTACAGGAAGGTGGTTTGAAGTCATGTCAAGTAAGTCAAATGAATCTGGAATCCTCGAAAAGCAAACATCAAGCATACGATGTATCATCGATTCCCCAGAAAAGCAAGAGGGGATATATAAACGGACGCTACTGATCGTGGTTCTGTCCCAGATCTTTGGCGGTGCTGGTCTTGCAGCAGGTGTCACGGTCGGGGCACTACTCGCCCAAGATATGCTGGGAACGGACAGTTTGGCAGGAATTCCTGCTGCCTTGCTCACCCTTGGGTCTGCCGTGGCCGCATTGCTCGTTGGGCGGATCTCACAAAGGCATGGACGTCGCGTTGGGCTTGCTGCAGGGTTCTTAGCAGGAGGCATTGGCGCTATTGGCGTGATTTTTGCAGCAATCGCTCAAAACGTTCCGTTGCTTTTTATTTCTCTGCTTATTTATGGCGCAGGAACGGCTACCAACCTACAAGCACGTTATGCAGGTACCGACTTGGCAAAGCCCAAGCAGCGAGCAACCGCAGTCAGTATTGCGATGGTGTCAACGACATTCGGTGCAGTAGCAGGTCCCAACCTGGTTGAAGTCATGGGCGGTTTCGCTACCTCACTGGGGATCCCAGCATTAGCAGGTCCCTTTATTTTAGGTGCTGCAGCCTTTATCCTGGCGGGTCTTGTGTTTCTGCTGTTTCTCCGACCTGATCCGTTGCTCGTAGCGAATGCCATATCGGAAGCACAGAAGGTCGATCAGCGTAACCTGTCAGACTGGCATACAAACAAAACGGCAACCAACAACCGAGGAATCATCGTTGGGGCAGTCGTCATGATTTTAACGCAAATTGTCATGGTCGCCATTATGACGATGACGCCGATCCACATGAAGCATCATGGACACGGATTGGGTGAGGTCGGATTGGTCATCAGTATTCATATTGGCGCGATGTACCTACCATCCCTCTTGACTGGCGTCCTCGTCGATAAGCTGGGTCGCACAGCGATGTCGTTTGCCTCAGGTGCCATTTTGCTTGCGGCAGGTGTTACAGCAGCGCTAGCCCCAGCCGATTCTATGGCACTTCTCATTACTGCTCTCGCGCTTCTGGGGCTGGGCTGGAACTTCGGGTTAATTAGTGGCACAGCACTTATTGTAGATGCCACGCACCCAAGCACACGAGCAAAGACACAGGGCACGATTGATGTCTTGATTGCTTTGGCAGGAGCATCGGGTGGAGCATTATCTGGGATGGTTGTCGCAAACGCCAGCTACGCAATACTCTCACTCGCGGGCGGTTTCCTTTCTCTGCTCCTGATACCAGTCGGCATATGGTACCACAGAAGTCAAAGTGTGGAAAAAACTGAAAGTATGACACTCTAAAAAATGCCGGTTACACCTGCGTGGTGATAACCGGATTTTTATGCAAAAATTGACAATTTCATAGGGAGGCTTTTATAGTTAGGAAGAAAAAAACAGAGAATAGAGGGAAAAGCGTTGGGGAAATTTTTTTTGTTTTCGTTTTTATGGTGGCTGACTGGGAATCCATTTGCCGCTCTGATAATCATTTTGCTCCTGTTATACTTTCTGGATCTTCGTTTTGTGCGATTGCTCCCTGACATCACCAAACCATACAGGAGATGGAGGCGCTTGAGCACTCTAAAAAACCAGCTGCGTCTCAATCCACATGACACCCCTGCCAAGCTGGAGGCAGCCCGTTTGCTCATGGAGAAACAGCAATTCGGGGAGGCATTGTCCTATTTGGAAGGAATCTCGTCATTGATGCAGGATTCTCCAGAATATTTGAGCGACAAGGGTATCTGCCTACTGAAGGTGAACCGTGTGGAAGAGGGTTTGCTCCTGATCGAGCAGGCATTGAAAGCCAATCCTAGGGTCAAATACGGAGAACCGTACCTCAGAGTAGCAGAGGCACACGCGAAACAGAACCAGAGCGAAAAAGCTCTCGCAAGTCTAGAAGAACTGGCCAAGATCAATATGTCATCCTGCGAGGTTTACTACAAACAGGGAGTGCTGTATACCGAGCTGCAACAAAAAGAAAAAGCAAAGCAGGCCTACCAAGAAGCAGTGGAGGTTTATCGCGGATTGCCTTCCTACAAACGCCGGATGGAAAGACGCTGGGCGCTTCTGGCTTGGTTGAAAAAATGAAAATGAAATTTCGGAGCGTAAAGAAGTCTCTTCTCAATATGAGGACTTCTTTACGCTTACTTGGTTATCTCGGCCAGTCTGTCTGAAGAACTTACCCTTTAAGCCAAGCTGCTTCGTCCCCTCTGAAACAAACAGCCCCACCAAGGTAAGCGCTGCTCCTACTATCGCGATCCATGTGATTTTCTCATGCAAAATAAGCGAAGAGGCTACGATGGTAATCACCGGCACCAAATAAATATACAAACTTGTTTTTACCGCTCCTAAAATCCCCACGGCCCAGTTCCAACTTACAAAGCATAAGGCAGAAGCTGCAAAGCCCAAAAATAATAGATTTGATAAGTTGGGCACGCTAAGGAACCTCGAAAAGTCAAAGGTAGAGTCCAGAGTTAATAAAGCAGGTAGCATGAAGAGTAAACCGTAGAAAAACACCTTGCGCGTGCTACCCACGGTGTGATAGCCAAGTTTGCTTATTTTACGCATGAATACAGAATAAGCGGCCCAAACGATGGATGCAATAATAGCAAGTAAGTCTCCTAGAGGATTCAGCTGTAAAACAAAGCTGCCGTTACACATAATCAATGCAATCCCGATAATCGCGATAACAAAGCCTACCAAAAAGCGAGGACGTAATGTTTCTCCCTCCAAGCTGAAGTGGGCTAAAACAGCAGTAAAAAACGGTGAAATGGAAACGATCACACCGACATTGGAGGCAAACGTATAGGTAAGCGCGATATTTTCCAGTAAAAAGAACAAGGTAACGCCACACAGCCCCGCAATGATATAAAGCAGCTCCTCTTTAAAATCTCTTGTTTTGACTCGACGCGGGTATACAATCAGCAGTGTAAGATAGCCAATGATAAATCGAAAAAAGAGAATCTCAATAGAAGTAAAATCGACCAGCAATAGCTTGGTGGATATATAAGTCATGCCCCAAATCAGGATCGTAACGAATGCAGCCAGATGCCCCGCAGATATACGCTGAGTCTTCATTTAGCGATCTCCCTGCTGGTCGGCAATAGCGATTCTGTAACAGGTTCAAATATTTTCATGTATTGCTTAGGCGTTAATCCGATCATTTTTTTGAAGAAATTCGAAAAATGACTTTGGTTGCTAAAGCCAGTTTGAAAGGCTACCTCCATCGGCGGAACGCCTTGTTCCAACAGTTTTTTAGCATTTCCGATCCGAATGGTTTCAAGATAACTATAGGGGGAGATGCCATTTTGTTTGGTAAAAGAGCGCAGCAGATGATACTTGCTTATTTTCGTCAACTCACTCAACTGGTCTAGCGTAATTGGATTTGCGTAGTTTGATTCCAAATATTCACAGACCAATCTCAATTCAGAGGTAGGTTCTTGTGTGCAATGTTCCGGAACGGTATCGGAATATTCTTGTATGAGCTGCTCGATGAGAAACAGAAACAGCTCCTCTTTTTTGAAGGCACTGTCACCCTCAGAAATCATCAGATGAAGCTCTCGAAGCGAGGTTGCAAGTTCGCTGTGATAAAGAACCGTTTGTGTAAAGCGTGGTAGGTATTCCTTTCCTGTGATTTCCCATACGGCTTGGCGCATGATATCCTCAGGAATGTTAAGACTGCGATAGTCCAGCGTTTTCCCGTCCACCTGTTCACAGGTATGAGCATCACGTGGGTTAAAAATGATCACGTCGCCGGCGTTCGTGATATATTCCTGGTTTTTGCATAACAGATAACGCTTTCCCTTTTCGATAAAGCCCAAGACATAATAATCATGAAAATGATTTGGGAATTTCTGCATAATTCCTTGAAAACAATAAGCCTCAATTTTTAATTTCTTATCAAAAAAGACCGTCCGTACCTCATTGGCCATTCGTTATCCCCCCGTTGCTTGTTGATGTAGGGATAACATACCACACGAATGTTAGTGATTCTTGCATGATGTTGCTCAAAAGAAATTTGGTGACCAAACTGTTACCGTTAACGCAAAAAAGGCAGTGGCAGTCCAGGACTTTATGCTTCGTCCGTGACTGCTACTGCCTTTTTAGTTGGAGCTCTGATTTAAGACTTGTTCGGATCGTAATACGTTCCCAATCCAATCCACGCTTCTTCCAAGTCGGTCAACAAGCCTGTAGCCTTTTCGGAATCCTGATGGAACATGGAGCGCAGGATGGCCGTCAAGAGGGACATCGGTGCGACGAAGGATTCCATGTGTGAGGCGATACCTGTTGGTGTATACAAGACCTCATCCGCATATTGGACCAGCGGCGAAGAAGGATAGTCGGTGATGACGATGATCCGAGCACCACGCTTTTTCCCGATCGCGAGGCAATCTACGGTAAATCGCGTATACCGAGCAAAGCCGATCCCGACGATCACGTCCTCTGCTTGGAAACGATGGATCCGATCCACAGTTCGAGGATCTCCATTAAACAGGAGCGTGTCCTTGTTCAACAGATTCAGATAAAAATCAAAGAACGTTCCCAGTGCCAAGGCGCTGCGTGCGCTCACGATGCCGATCCGTTTGGCGGCCAAAAGCAGCTGTACAATCCGCTCAAGTGCATTGAGGTCGATCCGTTCCATCATCAGATTCAGGTTGTGAACATCCTCTTCAAAATGCTGCACGACCGTTTGCTGCTCGGCCTTGGTAATGCTGCGGGACAGCTGAAAGCGTTGGCCCGTCGTAAGTCGCGAGCGAACCATTTCCTGTAGCTCACGAGAGAGTCCGGGGAAGCCGGAAAAGCCGAGGAACGTGGCGAATCGCGTGACAGTAGATTCGCTCACGTTTGCCTCTCTGGCCATTTCCGCTACATTATAAAAGGCCGATGCCTCGGGATCACGCAAGATCACATCCGCGATCGCCTGCTGAGAAGGGCTCATCTGCGGGTACATATGGGACAACTTTTGCAATACGGTAGGGCGCAGGTTCAATGGATTCACTCCTGTCTTGCACAAATACTGCGATAAGTATACGACAGGAACGGAGGAGTGACAATTACACGCCTTACACGAGCGGATCTTGTTTGAGGGCGGCCATGCTTTTTTCAAAGGCATCCAATGTCGCTTTGATCTCGGCCGATCCGTGCGCAGCAGACATCGAGAAACGGTTCATCGGTTTAGAGTAGACGCCGTTTTCCATCAACAAGTAGTCGAGAGCGAGGCGCAGCTGGTTGTTGTTGTTGCCAAGATCGCGGTAATGGCCAACAGGTGCATGAGTTGCCAGGACATTAAAGATGGTACCTTCTCCGAGCGTTTGGAAAGGCAGTTCATATTGCTTGGCAAGAACGTCGATACCGGCGCGCAGCTCGTTGGTGTTTGCGACGAGCTGTGCAAAATTCCCAGGCTGTTTCAAGTAACGGATCGTAGCCAAACCAGCGGCAATGGACAACGGATTGCCATTGAATGTACCGCTGTGGAAGACGACCTCTGATTTTTTGCTGGAACGCAGCGGGGAGGACAGCTCCATGATAGAACGTTTTCCGCCCACGACTCCGATAGGAAAGCCGCCGCCCACTACTTTCCCCAGAGCGGTCAAATCAGGCTCCACGCCGTAAAAGGCTTGTGCTCCGCCTACCTCGATACGGAAGCCCGTTTTCACTTCGTCAAAAATTAGAATGATGCCCAATTGAGTGGTGAGCTCGCGCAGATTTTTCATGAATGTGCGATCCGCAGCAATGTAGCCGGAGAGCATCGGCTCCATGATCACAGAAGAGATGAGGTCTGCTTTTTCTGTCAAAATGCGCTCGCATGCATCCCAGTCATTAAACGGCAGGATGACACTGTGATCGCGGTAGTAGTCAGGAGTACCGAGGGATTCAGGCACCGCCTGTGGCGATTGGGTCGTGCCAGCGAGGTCTGCCGTTGGGTTTACGCTCTGCAGAACATGGTCGTGTGCCCCATGATAGTGCCCTTCAAATTTGGCGATGTGGGATTTGCCGGTATACGCCGTAGCGAGGCGCAGGGCAAACAGAGTCGCTTCCAGTCCGGAGTTCGTAAAGCGTACTTGATCAAAGCTCGGGTACAGCTCGATCAGCTCGTCTGTCATTTCCATTTCCAGCGGATGAGTCGCGCCAAAGCTACTCGTCCCTTGCTCTGCCCACACCTTTTGGGTCGCTTTCAGTACCTCTGGATGAGCATGTCCGAGCATCAGAGCTCCATAGGAAAGCAAATAATCGACATAACGGTGACCGTCCAAATCGATCAGGCTGGCAGCTTCTGCTTTTTCAAAAATGATCGGAAACGGTGCAAAGAAGCGTAGATTGCCGTTTACGCCACCGGAAATCGTATGCTTAGCGCGCTCGAAAAAAGCCGCAGAGTTTGGTCGAGTCTTTTGAAAGGTAGTTTGCAACGATGAAATATTCATTTCATTACCTCCTTAGTTGTGAAATTATTATGGCATGAGCCGTTGTAATTTGCAATAATCATTTCATGCCTATGAATTTTACGAACAGGGGGAATTTTATGAAGACTAAGTTTGCGTTTTACATCTTAGGTGCTACCGTGCTGGGTGCAGCCTTTGGTCATTTTTTTCCGGAGCTCGGACGGGATATCAAGGTTCTCGGTGACATGTTTATCCGTTTGCTCAAAATGATTGTCATCCCGGTCATCGTCACGACCTTGCTCGTAGGGATCGCGGGGATCGGTGACATCAAACGGATGGGGCGAATTGGGATCAAAACGGTCATCTGGTTTGAACTGATTACCACACTGATTCTGTTTATCGGACTTGCCATCGCCAATATCGTGAAGCCGGGCAAAGGCATCGATCTCTCCAATATTCCTCAGGCAGATCTGTCTACGATCGCATCCAATACTTCGACCGTTCTCGATGGCAAAACCTTGCTTCTTCATATCATTCCTACCAATATCGTCGATGTGATGGCAAAGAATGATCTGCTGGCCGTTATTTTCTTCTGCATGCTATTTGGGATTGCTCTGGTCAAGCTTGGCAATGAAGCCAAACCGTTTGTGTCCATGCTGGAGATTGCCTCCAAAGCCTCCTTCCAGCTCGTGAACATGGTTATGCTGACAGCCCCGATCGGTGTGTTTGCCCTGATGTCAAACACCATAGGGACGTACGGAATCGCATTGATCGTTCCTCTTCTGAAGCTAATTGGTACCGCTTACCTGGGGCTGGCTGTGGTTGTGTTTGGACTCTTTTCCCTCGTTGCCCTGTTCCTGCGCGTTCCGATCAAGGAAATCTACAAAATGGTGTGGGATCTGATGATTGTCGGCGCATCGACAGGAAGCACGGAGACTGTCGTACCGCAGCTGATGCAACGATTGGAAAAGTACGGCGTCCCCAAGTACATCACGTCGTTCGTCATTCCTGCTGGCATGCCGCTCAACTCCGATGGAACCACCCTTTACTTGACGATTGCAGGGCCGTTTATCGCCCAAGCCTTTGGTATTGACATGTCGTGGCAGCAACAGCTGATGATGGTGCTCTTTTTCATCGTGACGAGTAAAGGTGTCGCAGCGGTGCCATCTTCGTCTATGGTCATATTGCTGGCGACGGTTACAGCAGTAGGCTTGCCGCCTGAAGGTGTCGCTCTGATCATC containing:
- a CDS encoding aspartate aminotransferase family protein is translated as MNISSLQTTFQKTRPNSAAFFERAKHTISGGVNGNLRFFAPFPIIFEKAEAASLIDLDGHRYVDYLLSYGALMLGHAHPEVLKATQKVWAEQGTSSFGATHPLEMEMTDELIELYPSFDQVRFTNSGLEATLFALRLATAYTGKSHIAKFEGHYHGAHDHVLQSVNPTADLAGTTQSPQAVPESLGTPDYYRDHSVILPFNDWDACERILTEKADLISSVIMEPMLSGYIAADRTFMKNLRELTTQLGIILIFDEVKTGFRIEVGGAQAFYGVEPDLTALGKVVGGGFPIGVVGGKRSIMELSSPLRSSKKSEVVFHSGTFNGNPLSIAAGLATIRYLKQPGNFAQLVANTNELRAGIDVLAKQYELPFQTLGEGTIFNVLATHAPVGHYRDLGNNNNQLRLALDYLLMENGVYSKPMNRFSMSAAHGSAEIKATLDAFEKSMAALKQDPLV
- a CDS encoding dicarboxylate/amino acid:cation symporter; amino-acid sequence: MKTKFAFYILGATVLGAAFGHFFPELGRDIKVLGDMFIRLLKMIVIPVIVTTLLVGIAGIGDIKRMGRIGIKTVIWFELITTLILFIGLAIANIVKPGKGIDLSNIPQADLSTIASNTSTVLDGKTLLLHIIPTNIVDVMAKNDLLAVIFFCMLFGIALVKLGNEAKPFVSMLEIASKASFQLVNMVMLTAPIGVFALMSNTIGTYGIALIVPLLKLIGTAYLGLAVVVFGLFSLVALFLRVPIKEIYKMVWDLMIVGASTGSTETVVPQLMQRLEKYGVPKYITSFVIPAGMPLNSDGTTLYLTIAGPFIAQAFGIDMSWQQQLMMVLFFIVTSKGVAAVPSSSMVILLATVTAVGLPPEGVALIIGIDRVIDMARTAVNVFGHVFSCIAVAKWEGVFRKDTESAQGQSASA